The Humulus lupulus chromosome 4, drHumLupu1.1, whole genome shotgun sequence genome has a window encoding:
- the LOC133832158 gene encoding uncharacterized protein LOC133832158: MDLVKICKKQLQMMKDNGWDSLVEEVSNCCMKFNIDVLDIYHMYCPQGKSQCKVPKLTNFHYFRVDFFNTVIDLQLQELNSRFNEGNTKLLLCLACLSPANSFFAFDKGKLILLAQLYPFATASVERAFSAMNIGKNQMRNKWEING; this comes from the exons ATGGATTTAGTCAAAATATGCAAGAAACAGCTACAAATGATGAAAGACAATGGATGGGATTCTTTAGTAGAAGAAGTTTCTAATTGTTGTATGAAGTTCAATATTGATGTTCTTGATATATATCATATGTATTGTCCTCAAGGGAAATCACAGTGCAAGGTTCCAAAGCTTACAAATTTTCACTATTTCCGTGTTGATTTTTTCAATACAGTGATAGATTTACAACTACAAGAACTAAATAGTCGTTTTAATGAGGGTAATACTAAGTTGCTACTTTGTTTAGCTTGCCTATCTCCAGCTAATTCATTTTTTGCTTTTGACAAGGGAAAGTTAATCCTTCTTGCTCAACTTTATCCAT TTGCAACAGCTTCGGTAGAAAGAGCATTCTCTGCAATGAACATTGGGAAGAATCAAATGCGCAACAAATGGGAGATCAATGGTTGA
- the LOC133830407 gene encoding uncharacterized protein LOC133830407, which produces MVAISLYRGNLHRVPDVPRRWLMPTPQISLKEFRLLLSRRSKALSRLHSSTTTATTTTTNATDTSSNPNPNPSPDPNPNLVSDQQNGASNEAPDDSRPDAQVNVEKVPVDWGEGPSGESKVEENPNLNGSSGKPIDGTDSLPGPKSNEPEGGCDPADDGAKSQEMQDQKVEEIAEPNSETKKNEDMPSDKIKRKKEVEEKLQVLNDKKHNLVQVLKQILNAEEELKRRISMQGTPARAAAPLQVDVNSDSVSMTRHVISRTGSEPNHSGEAEGGETDAFSNHNFPSRQICRMNSTSPSSESPIRRPPFVQHNVAPHSTPRTSLGPTGSPSPSRFTPIVNQGPPANLPTLSVSGTNYIASSPSPAASGGTSAFRDSRLPSPWN; this is translated from the exons ATGGTGGCAATATCGCTCTACAGAGGAAACCTTCACAGAGTTCCTGACGTTCCTCGCCGATGGCTTATGCCGACCCCTCAAATCTCCCTCAAAGAATTCAGGCTCCTCTTGTCCCGTCGCTCCAAAGCCCTCTCTCGCCTCCATTCCTCTACCACCAcggccaccaccaccaccaccaacgCCACTGATACCTCCTCTAACCCTAACCCTAACCCTAGCCCTGATCCTAATCCTAATTTAGTTTCGGATCAGCAAAATGGAGCATCGAATGAGGCCCCTGATGATTCCCGTCCCGATGCTCAAGTGAATGTGGAGAAGGTTCCTGTTGATTGGGGTGAAGGGCCGTCCGGTGAGAGCAAGGTTGAAGAAAATCCGAATCTCAATGGGTCTTCGGGAAAACCCATTGATGGCACTGATTCGCTGCCTGGTCCTAAATCCAATGAGCCCGAGGGAGGTTGTGATCCGGCTGACGATGGTGCGAAATCGCAGGAAATGCAGGATCAGAAAGTGGAGGAAATTGCCGAACCCAATTCTGAG ACTAAAAAGAACGAGGATATGCCGAGTGATAAaattaaaaggaagaaggaggttGAGGAGAAGCTGCAAGTTTTGAATGACAAGAAACATAATCTTGTACAAGTACTCAAGCAG ATTTTAAATGCAGAGGAAGAATTGAAGAGACGAATTAGCATGCAAGGGACTCCTGCTCGTGCAGCTGCTCCTCTTCAAGTGGATGTAAACAGTGATTCTGTGTCGATGACTAGGCATGTTATTTCGAGGACTGGCTCAGAGCCAAATCATAGTGGCGAAGCTGAAGGGGGAGAAACTGATGCTTTTTCAAACCATAATTTTCCTTCTCGTCAGATATGCCGTATGAACAGCACATCACCATCTTCTGAGTCTCCTATTAGAAGGCCTCCATTTGTTCAACATAATGTG GCGCCTCATTCAACTCCTCGAACAAGTTTAGGGCCAACTGGTAGTCCATCTCCATCGCGTTTTACTCCCATAGTAAACCAGGGTCCTCCTGCAAATCTTCCTACACTATCAGTGTCTGGTACCAATTATATAGCATCATCCCCGTCTCCTGCAGCGTCTGGTGGTACTTCTGCCTTTAGAGATTCTCGGTTGCCAAGTCCGTGGAATTAG